From a single Solenopsis invicta isolate M01_SB chromosome 6, UNIL_Sinv_3.0, whole genome shotgun sequence genomic region:
- the LOC105203875 gene encoding uncharacterized protein LOC105203875 isoform X2, which translates to MNWTSERSSLGLLIILLLRCGIIRSMTDAKEPILLKVVAPPSHTALSGDVTVFILDSAEMESSTMSTSTMSINGIKKDEKEGIDPKKDGVSAGHEPLVLRVLYVDGLTSELIGNFPLDTLPHKGENISVIIPCGVFSRGGIYTLRLQYKFSTVATRHNTAIAGLPEIEMSSALDVKWPTPSLLLESQHFGTYPSQPVIATIKYNGISCVPANGVPVAAYILQLIYCGTTAAACDPQNNGRMQVLYYEEINGFTSPKIVKLKCEFFGLAGNYALRLKASDVNPSAPTTSAYIKVEWSDEFSFNVHARSVYPCEGSAGIPVLFQYPACRLQGDRVRLYGRLRADVSSLAPPSALHYVAELKAALGKHSLNFDCDIFTEKFIEYCFVYVSQAITGAMAEVKLACIPTFPLLENDAAGWGPWSAWSPCSSSCVGGVRNRYRFCDTPPPKYGAKFCQGRAVETESCGGTGRINFQEAWNTEGWECRHGTTLAAARPEVTAQVGAQCRCGCSINFGNKTLNKILAANTQACPGRSFWLLQAKSDYVIRLHLDQTQFPCPGQYFRVRDGDSLSAELLTDIAYNKGAPATGTIFSSGQSLLLEFSSDEHTASGDSCVGGFLGHASVFHKLYENKTATSLPSETNSTLTVEQWIFWGPAHLATASLLILIFFISIFLALQFALKYRKYHIAEDLDTLSENSGCSDMMMGRAKSMSSTTLISEVVSLVGLPKKCTPRLSKRKLASCALEDGYDSSETLAEYEDETSLSSTTLKLRDNEESCAEKSVIPNKLHDDEPPATVSAIMAIGQPEVKYAQPVKLRTLGSVSPADKLTSGNTTRCSSTASITESPHIARLHRYTSNTLQSRDSSMNSPLSGVSTLRSGKETKDRRNRERLLQGPGSEFSLTNPETDMELDYYDYNVANAGAAPGSYLGTSTSSALYRLPESTEGATLTPAEYRRMRHQIASGVEETRPSLEQQRQDSTSSSSSKNDSSSGASVLSDDSISESRTARLNERLLPIHRILEDSRTRVSEESLCSQLAIERTQCTIPNRLHSVKSDLSQEQNVSKSDRQDSHVNIVDSVVAKSEDKSEKSRQTPKRHSEDAVLHHSTSKSYANQRAKDSTQGDKKNRGSKNENTSKFSGKSTSSKTQGHADGKDRGLQSVRNEPSSDIVLTNLNVTSGPCKYRDFTQFTQPREINKLSDCTNIPMIELSGPRLNSPATARRLTTDNLNISLSKKEIQSPDYGVESDMKTESRDSFYDLIRENEDGIKFADDDDEYIDNRANL; encoded by the exons ATGAATTGGACATCCGAACGGTCATCATTGGGATTATTAATCATCCTTCTTCTGAGATGCG GTATCATAAGATCGATGACAGACGCGAAGGAGCCGATTCTATTAAAAGTTGTTGCTCCTCCGTCACACACGGCTTTGTCCGGCGACGTTACCGTATTTATCCTGGACTCAGCGGAAATGGAATCTTCTACAATGTCCACAAGTACCATGTCTATAAACGGCATAAAGAAAGACGAGAAAGAAGGAATCGATCCAAAGAAAGACGGAGTTAGCGCGGGTCACGAACCGCTTGTGCTTAG AGTACTGTACGTCGATGGCCTCACGTCGGAATTGATCGGTAATTTTCCTCTGGATACCTTGCCGCATAAGGGTGAgaatatttctgtgataataCCTTGTGGTGTCTTCTCGCGTGGCGGAATTTATACACTACGACTTCAGTACAAGTTCTCAACCGTGGCTACCAGACACAACACTGCCATTGCTGGGCTGCCCGAAATTGAG ATGAGCAGTGCCTTAGACGTAAAGTGGCCAACCCCTTCTCTGCTTCTGGAATCCCAACACTTCGGTACATATCCCAGTCAGCCGGTAATAGCTACTATAAAGTACAATGGTATTTCGTGTGTACCTGCCAACGGTGTTCCGGTGGCGGCTTATATTTTGCAACTCATATATTGCGGCACCACCGCGGCAGCCTGCGATCCACAGAACAACGGTCGCATGCAA GTGCTCTATTACGAAGAAATAAATGGTTTCACCTCGCCAAAGATCGTCAAATTGAAATGTGAATTTTTTGGACTGGCCGGAAATTATGCGCTCAGATTAAAGGCCTCGGACGTTAATCCATCCGCCCCGACGACCAGCGCGTACATTAAG GTGGAATGGTCCGACGAGTTTAGCTTCAACGTCCACGCGAGATCGGTCTACCCATGCGAAGGATCGGCGGGTATACCGGTCCTCTTTCAATATCCCGCGTGCCGTCTTCAGGGCGATCGCGTGCGGCTCTACGGCCGTCTTCGGGCGGACGTGAGTTCCCTGGCGCCGCCGTCCGCGTTGCACTACGTGGCGGAATTGAAGGCGGCGCTTGGCAAACACTCCCTGAATTTCGATTGCGATATTTTCACTGAGAAGTTCATCGAGTATTGTTTCGTTTACGTGAGCCAGGCCATCACCGGTGCGATGGCGGAAGTGAAGCTCGCGTGTATACCGACCTTCCCGCTTCTGG AAAACGACGCGGCCGGTTGGGGTCCTTGGAGCGCGTGGAGTCCTTGCAGCAGCTCCTGTGTGGGTGGCGTTCGCAATCGATATCGATTTTGCGACACGCCACCCCCGAAATATGGAGCGAAATTCTGTCAG GGAAGAGCGGTCGAAACGGAATCCTGCGGCGGTACCGGCAGGATCAATTTCCAGGAGGCGTGGAACACCGAAGGATGGGAGTGCCGGCACGGAACAACATTAGCTGCAGCGAGACCGGAAGTTACGGCTCAGGTCGGTGCACAATGTCGGTGCGGTTGTAGTATCAATTTCGGAAATAAAACCTTGAATAAGATACTGGCTGCAAATACTCAAGCCTGTCCTGGTCGTTCCTTTTGGCTGCTGCAG GCAAAATCGGATTACGTAATCCGACTACATTTGGATCAAACGCAGTTTCCCTGTCCGGGGCAATATTTCCGCGTTCGCGACGGTGACTCGCTGAGCGCGGAACTCTTAACGGATATCGCATATAATAAGGGTGCACCCGCGACAGGAACAATATTTTCTTCAGGTCAAAGTTTGTTGCTTGAATTCTCTAGCGACGAGCACACCGCTTCGGGCGATTCCTGCGTGGGTGGCTTTTTGGGACACGCGAGCGTGTTTC ataaactGTACGAGAATAAGACGGCGACTTCACTCCCTTCAGAAACAAATTCTACCCTCACCGTTGAGCAATGGATCTTCTGGGGACCCGCGCATTTGGCGACAGCATCTCTTTTGATACTCATATtctttatatctatttttctaGCACTGCAATTTGCACTGAAATATAGAAAGTACCATATCGCGGAGGACTTGGATACTTTGAGCGAGAATTCTG gATGTAGCGATATGATGATGGGCCGAGCGAAGTCGATGTCTTCTACGACGTTAATTTCGGAAGTCGTGTCTCTAGTGGGACTACCAAAGAAGTGCACACCAAGACTTTCGAAACGTAAATTAGCATCTTGCGCGCTGGAGGATGGTTACGATAGTTCGGAAACTTTGGCGGA GTATGAAGACGAAACTAGCTTGAGTTCGACTACCTTGAAGTTGCGAGATAACGAGGAAAGCTGTGCGGAAAAAAGCGTGATACCGAATAAGTTGCACGATGATGAACCACCGGCGACAGTATCGGCAATTATGGCAATTGGCCAACCGGAAGTTAAATATGCCCAACCAGTCAA ATTGCGTACTCTAGGATCTGTCAGTCCCGCGGACAAGTTGACGTCGGGCAATACGACGAGATGTTCAAGCACAGCGAGCATTACAGAGAGTCCGCACATCGCAAGACTTCATCGTTACACGTCTAATACTTTGCAGTCTAGG GATTCGTCGATGAACAGCCCACTATCGGGCGTGTCTACGTTACGCAGCGGTAAGGAGACGAAGGACCGTCGAAATCGCGAGCGGCTGCTGCAAGGACCGGGCTCGGAGTTCAGTCTGACAAATCCAGAGACGGATATGGAGCTCGATTATTACGATTACAACGTCGCGAACGCCGGCGCCGCGCCGGGCTCGTACTTAG GCACGTCGACGAGCTCGGCGTTGTATCGACTGCCGGAGAGTACCGAGGGCGCGACTCTGACCCCGGCCGAGTATCGGCGTATGCGACATCAGATCGCATCTGGCGTCGAGGAGACTAGACCGAGTCTCGAGCAGCAACGCCAGGATTCGACGTCCTCGTCATCGTCGAAGAATGATTCATCGTCGGGCGCTAGCGTTCTGTCCGACGACAGCATCAGCGAAAGCAGGACCGCCAGGTTGAACGAACGGCTGTTGCCGATCCATCGGATCCTGGAGGACTCCAGGACTCGGGTCAGCGAGGAGTCTCTATGCAGTCAGCTTGCGATCGAAAGGACGCAATGCACCATTCCCAATCGCCTTCACAGCGTTAAATCCGATCTCTCTCAGGAGCAAAACGTTTCGAAAAGCGATCGGCAGGACAGCCATGTAAATATCGTCGACAGCGTCGTGGCGAAATCGGAAGACAAATCAGAGAAATCGAGACAGACCCCTAAGAGACATTCCGAAGATGCGGTACTTCATCACAGTACTTCAAAGTCCTACGCGAATCAAAGGGCGAAGGATAGTACTCAGGGAGACAAGAAGAATCGCGGTTCCAAAAACGAGAATACGTCCAAGTTCTCCGGCAAGTCGACGAGCTCGAAGACTCAAGGACACGCGGACGGCAAGGACAGGGGTCTTCAGAGTGTCAGGAACGAGCCTAGTTCGGACATCGTTTTGACAAACCTGAATGTAACGAGCGGCCCTTGCAAGTATCGAGACTTTACGCAATTCACGCAACCACGTGAGATCAATAAACTGTCGGACTGCACTAATATCCCGATGATTGAGCTCTCGGGACCGCGCTTAAATTCACCGGCGACGGCACGGAGACTGACGACGGACAACCTGAACATCAGTCTGTCCAAGAAAGAAATTCAGAGCCCGGATTACGGGGTCGAGAGTGACATGAAGACGGAATCGCGCGACTCCTTCTACGATCTGATCCGCGAGAATGAGGACGGCATCAAGTTTGCGGACGACGACGATGAGTATATTGATAACCGAGCAAATCTGTGA
- the LOC105203875 gene encoding uncharacterized protein LOC105203875 isoform X1, whose protein sequence is MNWTSERSSLGLLIILLLRCGIIRSMTDAKEPILLKVVAPPSHTALSGDVTVFILDSAEMESSTMSTSTMSINGIKKDEKEGIDPKKDGVSAGHEPLVLRVLYVDGLTSELIGNFPLDTLPHKGENISVIIPCGVFSRGGIYTLRLQYKFSTVATRHNTAIAGLPEIEMSSALDVKWPTPSLLLESQHFGTYPSQPVIATIKYNGISCVPANGVPVAAYILQLIYCGTTAAACDPQNNGRMQVLYYEEINGFTSPKIVKLKCEFFGLAGNYALRLKASDVNPSAPTTSAYIKVEWSDEFSFNVHARSVYPCEGSAGIPVLFQYPACRLQGDRVRLYGRLRADVSSLAPPSALHYVAELKAALGKHSLNFDCDIFTEKFIEYCFVYVSQAITGAMAEVKLACIPTFPLLENDAAGWGPWSAWSPCSSSCVGGVRNRYRFCDTPPPKYGAKFCQGRAVETESCGGTGRINFQEAWNTEGWECRHGTTLAAARPEVTAQVGAQCRCGCSINFGNKTLNKILAANTQACPGRSFWLLQAKSDYVIRLHLDQTQFPCPGQYFRVRDGDSLSAELLTDIAYNKGAPATGTIFSSGQSLLLEFSSDEHTASGDSCVGGFLGHASVFHKLYENKTATSLPSETNSTLTVEQWIFWGPAHLATASLLILIFFISIFLALQFALKYRKYHIAEDLDTLSENSGCSDMMMGRAKSMSSTTLISEVVSLVGLPKKCTPRLSKRKLASCALEDGYDSSETLAEYEDETSLSSTTLKLRDNEESCAEKSVIPNKLHDDEPPATVSAIMAIGQPEVKYAQPVKLRTLGSVSPADKLTSGNTTRCSSTASITESPHIARLHRYTSNTLQSRDSSMNSPLSGVSTLRSGKETKDRRNRERLLQGPGSEFSLTNPETDMELDYYDYNVANAGAAPGSYLGMDPAFLLWIPPLSMSEDSQDPSADHPDCFQGTSTSSALYRLPESTEGATLTPAEYRRMRHQIASGVEETRPSLEQQRQDSTSSSSSKNDSSSGASVLSDDSISESRTARLNERLLPIHRILEDSRTRVSEESLCSQLAIERTQCTIPNRLHSVKSDLSQEQNVSKSDRQDSHVNIVDSVVAKSEDKSEKSRQTPKRHSEDAVLHHSTSKSYANQRAKDSTQGDKKNRGSKNENTSKFSGKSTSSKTQGHADGKDRGLQSVRNEPSSDIVLTNLNVTSGPCKYRDFTQFTQPREINKLSDCTNIPMIELSGPRLNSPATARRLTTDNLNISLSKKEIQSPDYGVESDMKTESRDSFYDLIRENEDGIKFADDDDEYIDNRANL, encoded by the exons ATGAATTGGACATCCGAACGGTCATCATTGGGATTATTAATCATCCTTCTTCTGAGATGCG GTATCATAAGATCGATGACAGACGCGAAGGAGCCGATTCTATTAAAAGTTGTTGCTCCTCCGTCACACACGGCTTTGTCCGGCGACGTTACCGTATTTATCCTGGACTCAGCGGAAATGGAATCTTCTACAATGTCCACAAGTACCATGTCTATAAACGGCATAAAGAAAGACGAGAAAGAAGGAATCGATCCAAAGAAAGACGGAGTTAGCGCGGGTCACGAACCGCTTGTGCTTAG AGTACTGTACGTCGATGGCCTCACGTCGGAATTGATCGGTAATTTTCCTCTGGATACCTTGCCGCATAAGGGTGAgaatatttctgtgataataCCTTGTGGTGTCTTCTCGCGTGGCGGAATTTATACACTACGACTTCAGTACAAGTTCTCAACCGTGGCTACCAGACACAACACTGCCATTGCTGGGCTGCCCGAAATTGAG ATGAGCAGTGCCTTAGACGTAAAGTGGCCAACCCCTTCTCTGCTTCTGGAATCCCAACACTTCGGTACATATCCCAGTCAGCCGGTAATAGCTACTATAAAGTACAATGGTATTTCGTGTGTACCTGCCAACGGTGTTCCGGTGGCGGCTTATATTTTGCAACTCATATATTGCGGCACCACCGCGGCAGCCTGCGATCCACAGAACAACGGTCGCATGCAA GTGCTCTATTACGAAGAAATAAATGGTTTCACCTCGCCAAAGATCGTCAAATTGAAATGTGAATTTTTTGGACTGGCCGGAAATTATGCGCTCAGATTAAAGGCCTCGGACGTTAATCCATCCGCCCCGACGACCAGCGCGTACATTAAG GTGGAATGGTCCGACGAGTTTAGCTTCAACGTCCACGCGAGATCGGTCTACCCATGCGAAGGATCGGCGGGTATACCGGTCCTCTTTCAATATCCCGCGTGCCGTCTTCAGGGCGATCGCGTGCGGCTCTACGGCCGTCTTCGGGCGGACGTGAGTTCCCTGGCGCCGCCGTCCGCGTTGCACTACGTGGCGGAATTGAAGGCGGCGCTTGGCAAACACTCCCTGAATTTCGATTGCGATATTTTCACTGAGAAGTTCATCGAGTATTGTTTCGTTTACGTGAGCCAGGCCATCACCGGTGCGATGGCGGAAGTGAAGCTCGCGTGTATACCGACCTTCCCGCTTCTGG AAAACGACGCGGCCGGTTGGGGTCCTTGGAGCGCGTGGAGTCCTTGCAGCAGCTCCTGTGTGGGTGGCGTTCGCAATCGATATCGATTTTGCGACACGCCACCCCCGAAATATGGAGCGAAATTCTGTCAG GGAAGAGCGGTCGAAACGGAATCCTGCGGCGGTACCGGCAGGATCAATTTCCAGGAGGCGTGGAACACCGAAGGATGGGAGTGCCGGCACGGAACAACATTAGCTGCAGCGAGACCGGAAGTTACGGCTCAGGTCGGTGCACAATGTCGGTGCGGTTGTAGTATCAATTTCGGAAATAAAACCTTGAATAAGATACTGGCTGCAAATACTCAAGCCTGTCCTGGTCGTTCCTTTTGGCTGCTGCAG GCAAAATCGGATTACGTAATCCGACTACATTTGGATCAAACGCAGTTTCCCTGTCCGGGGCAATATTTCCGCGTTCGCGACGGTGACTCGCTGAGCGCGGAACTCTTAACGGATATCGCATATAATAAGGGTGCACCCGCGACAGGAACAATATTTTCTTCAGGTCAAAGTTTGTTGCTTGAATTCTCTAGCGACGAGCACACCGCTTCGGGCGATTCCTGCGTGGGTGGCTTTTTGGGACACGCGAGCGTGTTTC ataaactGTACGAGAATAAGACGGCGACTTCACTCCCTTCAGAAACAAATTCTACCCTCACCGTTGAGCAATGGATCTTCTGGGGACCCGCGCATTTGGCGACAGCATCTCTTTTGATACTCATATtctttatatctatttttctaGCACTGCAATTTGCACTGAAATATAGAAAGTACCATATCGCGGAGGACTTGGATACTTTGAGCGAGAATTCTG gATGTAGCGATATGATGATGGGCCGAGCGAAGTCGATGTCTTCTACGACGTTAATTTCGGAAGTCGTGTCTCTAGTGGGACTACCAAAGAAGTGCACACCAAGACTTTCGAAACGTAAATTAGCATCTTGCGCGCTGGAGGATGGTTACGATAGTTCGGAAACTTTGGCGGA GTATGAAGACGAAACTAGCTTGAGTTCGACTACCTTGAAGTTGCGAGATAACGAGGAAAGCTGTGCGGAAAAAAGCGTGATACCGAATAAGTTGCACGATGATGAACCACCGGCGACAGTATCGGCAATTATGGCAATTGGCCAACCGGAAGTTAAATATGCCCAACCAGTCAA ATTGCGTACTCTAGGATCTGTCAGTCCCGCGGACAAGTTGACGTCGGGCAATACGACGAGATGTTCAAGCACAGCGAGCATTACAGAGAGTCCGCACATCGCAAGACTTCATCGTTACACGTCTAATACTTTGCAGTCTAGG GATTCGTCGATGAACAGCCCACTATCGGGCGTGTCTACGTTACGCAGCGGTAAGGAGACGAAGGACCGTCGAAATCGCGAGCGGCTGCTGCAAGGACCGGGCTCGGAGTTCAGTCTGACAAATCCAGAGACGGATATGGAGCTCGATTATTACGATTACAACGTCGCGAACGCCGGCGCCGCGCCGGGCTCGTACTTAGGTATGGATCCAGCTTTTCTCCTATGGATACCTCCGTTGTCGATGTCCGAGGATTCTCAAGATCCGTCTGCGGATCATCCGGATTGTTTTCAAGGCACGTCGACGAGCTCGGCGTTGTATCGACTGCCGGAGAGTACCGAGGGCGCGACTCTGACCCCGGCCGAGTATCGGCGTATGCGACATCAGATCGCATCTGGCGTCGAGGAGACTAGACCGAGTCTCGAGCAGCAACGCCAGGATTCGACGTCCTCGTCATCGTCGAAGAATGATTCATCGTCGGGCGCTAGCGTTCTGTCCGACGACAGCATCAGCGAAAGCAGGACCGCCAGGTTGAACGAACGGCTGTTGCCGATCCATCGGATCCTGGAGGACTCCAGGACTCGGGTCAGCGAGGAGTCTCTATGCAGTCAGCTTGCGATCGAAAGGACGCAATGCACCATTCCCAATCGCCTTCACAGCGTTAAATCCGATCTCTCTCAGGAGCAAAACGTTTCGAAAAGCGATCGGCAGGACAGCCATGTAAATATCGTCGACAGCGTCGTGGCGAAATCGGAAGACAAATCAGAGAAATCGAGACAGACCCCTAAGAGACATTCCGAAGATGCGGTACTTCATCACAGTACTTCAAAGTCCTACGCGAATCAAAGGGCGAAGGATAGTACTCAGGGAGACAAGAAGAATCGCGGTTCCAAAAACGAGAATACGTCCAAGTTCTCCGGCAAGTCGACGAGCTCGAAGACTCAAGGACACGCGGACGGCAAGGACAGGGGTCTTCAGAGTGTCAGGAACGAGCCTAGTTCGGACATCGTTTTGACAAACCTGAATGTAACGAGCGGCCCTTGCAAGTATCGAGACTTTACGCAATTCACGCAACCACGTGAGATCAATAAACTGTCGGACTGCACTAATATCCCGATGATTGAGCTCTCGGGACCGCGCTTAAATTCACCGGCGACGGCACGGAGACTGACGACGGACAACCTGAACATCAGTCTGTCCAAGAAAGAAATTCAGAGCCCGGATTACGGGGTCGAGAGTGACATGAAGACGGAATCGCGCGACTCCTTCTACGATCTGATCCGCGAGAATGAGGACGGCATCAAGTTTGCGGACGACGACGATGAGTATATTGATAACCGAGCAAATCTGTGA